In Candidatus Pantoea floridensis, a single genomic region encodes these proteins:
- a CDS encoding amidohydrolase produces the protein MSQQLDTLGEQLIAFRHELHRFPELSNEEFETTARIRQQLEKYRIRVLDLPLKTGLVAEIGPEQGPLMVLRSDIDALPIEEQSDVTFRSERPGVMHACGHDFHSSAALGAAILLKQQEDTLPGRVRILFQAAEETGQGAPDVIATGALNDAVAIFGIHNDPSLPPGVIGSKAGPLTAAVDRFDISITGIGSHAAKPHQGNDPIVIAAQIVSAAQTLISRNAPSGDNAVVSITQIHSGSTWNVIPDSAWLEGTVRSFSQETRERLEQRFREIVLGIGAAFAADVTFNWHAGPPSVVNDAHWADFALQQASASGFEARVVEASPIGEDFAFYQQQLPGAFMMIGTGEPYALHHPAFRINDDVLLPTARYLANLAVAALRSLERAS, from the coding sequence ATGAGCCAACAACTCGACACATTAGGCGAACAGCTGATCGCTTTCCGCCATGAACTGCACCGTTTTCCCGAACTTTCTAATGAAGAGTTTGAAACCACCGCACGCATTCGGCAGCAGCTGGAAAAGTACCGTATTCGCGTACTGGATCTGCCGCTCAAAACCGGCTTAGTGGCCGAAATTGGCCCCGAACAAGGCCCGCTGATGGTGTTACGTTCCGATATCGATGCGTTGCCGATTGAGGAGCAATCTGATGTGACATTTCGCTCTGAGCGTCCCGGCGTGATGCACGCCTGTGGCCACGATTTCCATAGCTCGGCGGCGCTTGGGGCGGCTATCTTACTGAAACAACAGGAAGATACCTTGCCGGGCCGCGTGCGCATTTTATTCCAGGCCGCCGAAGAAACCGGCCAGGGCGCGCCCGATGTGATTGCCACCGGTGCGCTGAACGACGCGGTGGCTATTTTCGGCATCCATAACGATCCTTCACTGCCACCGGGCGTGATCGGCAGTAAAGCCGGTCCGTTGACAGCAGCAGTCGACCGTTTTGATATCAGCATTACCGGCATCGGTAGCCACGCGGCTAAACCCCATCAAGGTAACGATCCGATTGTTATCGCAGCACAAATCGTTTCAGCGGCGCAAACGCTTATCAGCCGCAATGCGCCATCGGGTGATAACGCAGTGGTGTCGATAACGCAGATTCACAGCGGCAGCACCTGGAATGTTATTCCTGATAGCGCCTGGCTGGAAGGCACGGTGCGCTCCTTCTCACAGGAGACACGCGAACGGCTGGAGCAGCGCTTCCGGGAAATTGTGCTGGGTATCGGCGCGGCCTTTGCTGCTGATGTGACCTTCAACTGGCATGCGGGTCCGCCATCGGTGGTGAATGATGCACATTGGGCCGACTTCGCCCTGCAGCAGGCCAGCGCAAGCGGATTTGAGGCGCGCGTGGTGGAAGCCAGCCCGATCGGCGAAGACTTTGCTTTTTACCAGCAGCAGCTGCCCGGCGCCTTCATGATGATTGGCACCGGTGAGCCCTATGCCCTGCATCACCCGGCGTTTCGTATTAATGATGATGTGCTGCTGCCCACTGCACGCTATCTCGCTAACCTTGCCGTCGCGGCATTGCGTAGCCTGGAGCGTGCCAGCTGA
- a CDS encoding GNAT family N-acetyltransferase: MSLIFRQVREDEVETYQALMHAAYAPTLALGIKFDAATADRAKTLRHLQSHGVYALYADDVMVSSVTVRYPWGPLPGPFGLPHIGWFGAHPDYPGLQYGRQVQDRLEQEILRGKLRAPAVSLGTATSHPWLIDMYQKRGFQLMHTTDLGKGHITQYMKKVLDEAAHDAWLTRLAAQQGMKP, translated from the coding sequence ATGTCACTTATATTTCGTCAGGTTAGAGAAGACGAGGTGGAAACTTATCAGGCCCTGATGCATGCCGCTTATGCGCCGACGCTGGCGCTGGGCATCAAGTTTGATGCCGCCACCGCCGATCGCGCTAAAACGCTGCGTCACCTGCAAAGCCACGGCGTTTATGCGCTGTATGCTGATGATGTCATGGTCTCGTCGGTCACCGTGCGCTATCCGTGGGGCCCGCTTCCCGGCCCGTTTGGCCTGCCGCACATTGGCTGGTTTGGCGCGCATCCCGATTATCCCGGCCTGCAATATGGGCGACAGGTACAAGATCGTCTCGAGCAAGAGATCCTGCGCGGCAAATTACGCGCCCCTGCCGTTTCGCTCGGCACCGCAACCAGCCATCCGTGGCTGATCGACATGTACCAAAAGCGCGGTTTTCAGCTGATGCACACCACCGATCTCGGCAAAGGTCACATTACTCAATATATGAAAAAAGTACTGGATGAAGCCGCCCATGATGCGTGGTTAACGCGTCTGGCCGCTCAACAAGGAATGAAACCATGA